From the genome of Alosa sapidissima isolate fAloSap1 chromosome 14, fAloSap1.pri, whole genome shotgun sequence, one region includes:
- the adra2da gene encoding alpha-2Da adrenergic receptor codes for MDLTQLTTVDYNSTEDGNVTKTARPFPHTVVAAASIIVVVTVIIFVTIVGNVLVIVAVLTSRALRAPQNLFLVSLASADILVATLVIPFSLANEIMGYWYFGSTWCAFYLALDVLFCTSSIVHLCAISLDRYWSVTKAVSYNLKRTPKRIKSMIAIVWVISAVISFPPLIMTKHDENECLINDETWYILSSCLVSFFAPGFIMITVYCKIYRVAKQRSSTVFVARNGLERNPSQSETCFVRKDKFEVESPSSHSSGSNQHQEELDDIDLEESCTSDNKPKNSRFSKRRKVEGSDCCPKQTCRISWASNRTSQLFQEPNNRQSASKTKVAQMREKRFTFVLAVVMGVFVLCWFPFFFTYSLHAICREKCTIPGALFDAFFWIGYCNSSVNPIIYTVFNRDFRKAFKKIICISKKRT; via the coding sequence ATGGATTTGACACAACTGACAACAGTTGACTATAACTCTACCGAGGATGGCAATGTTACAAAAACAGCGAGACCTTTTCCTCATACGGTGGTGGCAGCGGCGTCTATCATCGTCGTCGTCACTGTCATAATTTTTGTCACGATTGTGGGTAACGTTCTGGTTATAGTGGCAGTTTTAACCAGTCGAGCGCTCCGTGCGCCACAAAACCTTTTCCTGGTGTCTCTAGCCTCGGCGGACATCCTCGTGGCCACGCTAGTGATCCCATTCTCTTTAGCCAACGAGATCATGGGATACTGGTACTTTGGGAGCACATGGTGCGCTTTTTATCTGGCCTTAGACGTTCTGTTCTGCACCTCATCCATCGTTCACCTGTGCGCCATCAGTCTGGACAGGTACTGGTCGGTGACAAAAGCGGTGAGCTACAACCTAAAGAGGACTCCGAAGCGCATCAAGTCCATGATAGCAATAGTGTGGGTTATATCAGCTGTCATTTCCTTCCCGCCTCTAATCATGACCAAGCACGATGAGAATGAGTGCCTGATTAATGACGAGACGTGGTACATTCTCTCCTCGTGCCTCGTCTCTTTTTTCGCCCCTGGGTTCATTATGATTACAGTGTACTGTAAAATATACCGCGTGGCCAAACAGCGCTCCTCCACTGTGTTTGTCGCTAGAAACGGCCTGGAGAGGAACCCCTCACAGTCGGAGACATGTTTCGTCCGAAAGGATAAGTTCGAAGTGGAGAGCCCCAGTAGCCACAGCTCGGGAAGTAATCAACACCAAGAGGAGTTGGACGACATCGATCTGGAGGAGAGTTGTACGTCGGACAACAAACCCAAGAACTCCCGTTTCTCCAAGCGAAGGAAGGTGGAGGGATCAGATTGCTGCCCTAAACAGACCTGCCGCATCTCATGGGCTTCCAACCGCACCTCACAGTTGTTCCAAGAGCCAAACAACAGACAGTCCGCATCCAAAACTAAAGTGGCGCAAATGCGAGAGAAGCGTTTCACGTTTGTGCTCGCTGTGGTGATGGGAGTGTTTGTTCTCTGCTGGTTTCCCTTCTTCTTCACCTACAGTCTCCATGCTATTTGCAGGGAGAAATGCACCATTCCCGGAGCCTTGTTTGACGCATTCTTTTGGATAGGTTACTGCAATAGTTCAGTAAACCCTATTATATACACTGTTTTCAATAGAGATTTTCGGAAAGCCTTTAAGAAGATAATATGTATAAGTAAGAAACGCACATAA